A DNA window from Niabella yanshanensis contains the following coding sequences:
- a CDS encoding non-ribosomal peptide synthetase, whose protein sequence is MNSEITENTGFNPFGGNPIEKAISTTEAQREILASCIIGGSSANLAYNESVSIVLTGAVKADVLEKAAQELVARNEALRSSFNAEGTQMLIYFSQQLLFSYNDLSTEDPERADELISDFVAADASAIFDLFNGPLIRFALFKKSENRYILIITAHHVVCDGWSFGTLLEEISGIYNALLNKSELPLRPLLYSDYVQKTSAFTYTKAYELIQNYWLTAYRNNIPAFEIQPDFPRPKQRTYNADRYDYTLPDDVASLAKKTGAKYGGSWVNTMMTIFEILLYKYTGNNDIVIGLAAAGQPFAEMYKLIGHCVHTLPLRSQPQDGYTFAEYLKTRKSKILEDLENQQFTFGSLLEKLNVRRDPSRIPLMPLCFNIDIGMDRNVRFQEAAHEIVYNPRNFETFEIFLNITENKRGYDFQWSYNKQLYSLDTIKGLMQKFTYLLEQVVADPEQKIEELKLEPKQVLATEREQEKYAYGEFSARTIVDILTDRVRERPANIAVVSGNKTVTYQELDERSNRLAHYLISRGAKKEDLVGLCIERHIDMIVAIIGIIKCGAAYVPIAPDYPRDRIAYILKDCGAKILVSTVNLQHLVEGFDSVQTIYADEPTGILTGLPSVRPGVSIKPDNILYVIYTSGSTGNPKGVLIEHRNVVRLFFNDTPLFDFKETDVWCMFHSFNFDFSVWEMFGALLFGGKLVMVPADYTRDAALFYNLIKKERLTVLNQTPSFFNVLQETALEKEALKTIRYVIFGGEALYPSMLKKWSDVYTWCKLINMYGITETTVHVTYKEITAKEIHSNISNIGKPIPTLQCLILDDHFQPVPVGVTGELFVTGEGVARGYLNRPELTEERFMINPFRKNERMYRSGDLARWLPDGNIEYLGRRDLQVKIRGFRIELGEIESRILEIKEVRAAVVLAKDSEKIGQYLVAYVIPENEQILPDREGWQSILGKSLPGYMVPGFYVTMERFPLTANGKIDRNAFPEPHEPSSRQHEYQAPESQVEKKLVQVWSELLGVEKVGINDDFFELGGHSMVAIKVMNRINSEMNIKLPIASLFQYPTIASFANLLKDKSLFEYKILVEIKKSGTKPPIYLIHGGALNILLYKNLKPFLSNNQPLYGIQALGLDGDLRHLDHIESIASRYLDEILRQNPDGPYILIGYSYSGVVVYEMARQLLAAGKKIKMIGILDTNVSNRDLPDGVVDRMLFKIKRQIKKGIFIGSNLFRDPAKVIRYQWALLTKQFNKNEEELIYDYGGEVVEAYDRAYKTYKMVPSSAIKVHLFRVKERIYFIDDFKYLGWKRYAIGGVTVHEIDGDHKTFLLPPHNKKLIEEIEKTLSNMNPL, encoded by the coding sequence ATGAATTCAGAAATTACAGAAAATACAGGATTTAACCCGTTTGGGGGAAACCCTATTGAAAAAGCCATTTCCACTACTGAAGCGCAAAGGGAAATATTAGCCTCCTGTATCATAGGTGGAAGCAGCGCGAACCTGGCTTACAATGAATCTGTATCAATCGTACTGACCGGAGCAGTGAAAGCAGATGTGCTTGAAAAGGCTGCTCAGGAACTGGTGGCCAGGAACGAAGCCCTGAGGTCCTCATTTAATGCTGAGGGAACCCAGATGCTTATTTACTTCAGTCAGCAGCTGCTGTTTTCCTATAACGATTTAAGTACTGAAGATCCGGAAAGGGCTGATGAGCTCATAAGTGATTTTGTTGCTGCGGATGCTTCAGCCATTTTCGATTTGTTTAATGGACCTTTGATCCGCTTCGCTTTATTCAAAAAGAGTGAGAACCGTTATATTTTAATTATTACCGCGCATCATGTAGTGTGTGACGGGTGGTCATTCGGCACCCTGCTGGAAGAAATTTCAGGAATCTACAATGCCTTGCTGAATAAAAGCGAGTTGCCCCTTCGGCCGCTGCTATATAGTGATTATGTGCAAAAGACTTCAGCATTTACATATACAAAAGCGTATGAGCTCATTCAAAACTACTGGTTGACGGCGTATCGAAACAATATTCCCGCTTTTGAAATACAGCCCGACTTCCCGCGACCGAAGCAAAGAACTTACAACGCCGACAGATACGATTATACACTGCCTGATGATGTGGCAAGCCTTGCTAAAAAAACAGGTGCGAAGTACGGAGGCAGTTGGGTCAACACTATGATGACGATATTTGAAATATTACTGTACAAATACACGGGTAATAATGATATTGTTATCGGGCTGGCTGCGGCTGGACAACCTTTTGCGGAAATGTATAAACTTATAGGACATTGCGTGCATACGCTTCCTTTACGAAGCCAGCCCCAAGACGGGTATACATTTGCTGAGTATCTTAAGACAAGGAAATCAAAAATTCTGGAAGATCTCGAAAATCAGCAGTTTACTTTTGGCTCATTGCTGGAAAAACTGAATGTCAGACGAGATCCTTCACGCATTCCGTTAATGCCGCTTTGTTTTAACATCGACATCGGAATGGATAGAAATGTACGGTTCCAGGAAGCAGCGCATGAAATAGTTTACAACCCGCGTAATTTTGAAACCTTTGAAATATTCTTAAATATTACGGAAAATAAGCGGGGATATGATTTTCAGTGGTCCTATAATAAACAGCTCTATTCCCTCGACACAATTAAGGGACTAATGCAGAAATTTACTTACCTTCTTGAACAGGTGGTTGCAGATCCGGAACAGAAAATTGAAGAGCTGAAGCTGGAGCCTAAGCAGGTTTTGGCTACAGAACGTGAACAGGAGAAGTATGCTTACGGAGAATTTTCAGCAAGAACAATAGTAGATATCTTAACTGATCGGGTAAGGGAAAGACCGGCCAATATTGCTGTAGTTTCGGGGAACAAAACCGTGACTTATCAGGAACTGGATGAAAGAAGCAATCGTCTGGCACATTATCTTATAAGCAGGGGCGCTAAAAAAGAAGATTTGGTGGGTTTATGTATAGAGCGGCATATCGATATGATTGTTGCTATTATCGGAATCATTAAATGTGGCGCCGCTTATGTGCCAATAGCACCCGATTATCCCAGAGACCGGATTGCATATATTTTGAAAGATTGCGGCGCGAAAATTCTGGTCAGTACCGTCAACCTGCAACATTTGGTAGAGGGTTTTGATAGTGTTCAAACCATTTATGCAGACGAACCAACTGGTATATTGACTGGTCTGCCTTCAGTACGCCCCGGGGTAAGTATTAAGCCCGATAATATCCTCTATGTGATTTATACTTCGGGAAGTACAGGAAATCCCAAAGGGGTGCTAATCGAACATCGGAATGTGGTTCGTTTGTTTTTTAACGATACGCCCCTGTTCGATTTTAAAGAAACAGATGTATGGTGCATGTTTCACTCGTTCAATTTTGACTTTTCGGTTTGGGAAATGTTCGGGGCTTTATTATTCGGGGGCAAACTGGTAATGGTTCCGGCAGATTATACAAGAGACGCCGCATTATTCTATAATCTGATTAAGAAAGAGCGGCTTACAGTTTTAAACCAGACACCTTCGTTTTTCAACGTTTTGCAGGAAACCGCATTAGAAAAGGAAGCTTTAAAAACAATCCGCTACGTTATATTCGGAGGAGAGGCTTTATATCCCTCTATGCTAAAAAAATGGTCGGATGTTTATACCTGGTGTAAATTGATTAACATGTATGGCATAACCGAAACTACCGTACATGTCACTTACAAGGAAATTACAGCAAAGGAAATTCATTCCAACATTAGTAATATAGGAAAGCCTATTCCTACCTTGCAGTGCTTGATCCTCGACGATCACTTTCAACCAGTACCCGTAGGTGTAACCGGTGAGTTATTTGTTACAGGGGAAGGAGTAGCAAGGGGTTATCTGAACCGTCCCGAGCTGACAGAGGAGCGATTCATGATAAACCCATTCAGAAAAAATGAACGGATGTATCGATCGGGCGATCTGGCCCGGTGGTTGCCAGACGGGAACATAGAATACCTGGGCCGGCGGGACCTTCAGGTGAAGATAAGGGGATTCAGAATTGAGCTGGGCGAAATTGAAAGCCGGATTTTAGAGATCAAAGAAGTAAGAGCGGCAGTAGTTCTGGCAAAAGATAGCGAAAAGATCGGTCAATACCTGGTAGCTTATGTCATTCCGGAAAACGAACAGATTTTACCTGACCGGGAAGGATGGCAATCTATTTTGGGAAAGTCCTTACCGGGGTATATGGTGCCCGGATTTTATGTAACGATGGAACGGTTCCCTCTGACAGCGAATGGTAAAATAGATCGGAATGCTTTTCCTGAACCCCATGAACCTTCTTCGAGACAGCACGAATACCAGGCTCCTGAAAGTCAGGTAGAAAAGAAATTGGTACAGGTGTGGAGCGAGCTGTTGGGTGTAGAAAAGGTGGGTATTAATGACGATTTTTTTGAGCTGGGTGGGCACTCAATGGTAGCTATAAAAGTGATGAACCGTATCAATTCAGAAATGAATATTAAACTGCCTATCGCTTCATTGTTCCAGTATCCTACCATTGCCAGTTTTGCAAACCTGTTGAAAGATAAATCCCTGTTTGAATATAAGATACTCGTAGAGATCAAAAAGTCGGGCACAAAGCCACCTATTTACCTTATACATGGAGGTGCCCTTAATATCCTTTTATACAAGAATCTGAAGCCGTTTTTGAGCAATAATCAACCCTTATATGGTATACAGGCGCTGGGTCTTGACGGCGATCTCCGTCATCTGGATCATATAGAAAGCATCGCATCGCGGTATCTTGATGAAATACTGCGCCAAAACCCGGATGGTCCCTATATATTGATAGGATATTCATATAGTGGCGTGGTAGTTTATGAGATGGCCCGGCAATTGCTGGCCGCCGGTAAAAAGATAAAAATGATCGGTATATTGGATACCAATGTCAGCAATCGCGACTTGCCGGACGGCGTTGTTGACCGTATGCTGTTCAAAATAAAACGCCAGATAAAAAAGGGCATATTCATTGGAAGCAATTTATTCAGGGATCCGGCAAAAGTCATCCGCTATCAATGGGCACTTTTGACAAAGCAGTTCAATAAAAATGAAGAAGAGCTCATTTATGACTATGGTGGCGAAGTTGTGGAGGCTTATGACAGGGCTTACAAAACCTATAAGATGGTTCCGTCATCAGCTATAAAGGTGCACCTGTTCCGTGTAAAAGAAAGAATTTATTTTATTGATGATTTTAAATACCTGGGCTGGAAAAGATATGCGATTGGCGGGGTAACAGTGCACGAAATAGACGGAGATCATAAAACGTTCCTGCTGCCTCCCCACAATAAGAAACTTATAGAAGAAATAGAAAAAACACTTTCAAATATGAACCCTTTGTAG
- a CDS encoding polyketide synthase produces the protein MNERINSSGKAGAGWSLETSLIEIFHNQVVIAPDAVALFYRDQQLTYAQLNERATILAQHLASENIVANDIIAICLDKGFDVIISIIAILKVGAAYMPVDPSYPQERISFMLEDASPKAVVSASKYKQLFPGKLLIDPDPELYDDAGNVAAAQLQVQKNALYTYVLFTSGSTGRPKGVLMRQQALVNLIQWQVENSEMGALSRTVNFSPLTFDVSFQEIFSTFAVGGTLFLIDDDLRLDPAALLSFLETHQINRLFLPFVALQMLCESAFQSKTYPRSLKEVMTAGEQLKITPQVRAFFSEINGVKLFNQYGPTEAHVVTSLALEGDANEWPDLPGIGRPIKLVNIYILDKELNEVKPGVQGELYIGGIALAEGYVNRPDLTREKFIEHKGDTGIGRIYKTGDLARLLDDGNIEFLGRIDDQIKIRGFRVELGEIETALMQYAEIANCVVIAQGDNAAQKKLVAYMVARNEQKDTQAVKTFLQKSLPDYMIPSAFIWLNEIPKTASGKVNKKALITPKFERPDLNVLFQQPKGETEKNIATVWRELLQMEVVGVNDNFFELGGNSILAQKTILALKQHHKYDIPITKLYQYPTIRELGSLLDKSTVEKRVSSKLRKKDNGAGVAIVGMAGRFPGAATIEAFWEVLKEGKETISFFEKEEIDKAVPESILNSPLYVRARGILDDVDHFDAGLFGINPKLAELMDPQMRIFLEVSREVLETTGLLNDDDGYKIGVFAGSNTNTYFNNNVFFNKDKIETQGYYQTMSVSEKDYLATRVAYHLNLKGPAVNVNSACSTSLLAIAQAVESLRLGQCDAAIAGGVAVNVPVKSGHLYEEGAMFSDDGRCRPFDAQAKGTVFSDGAGVVLLKRLEDALADKDLVYAVIKGIGVNNDGGGKGSFTAPSTGGQAEAISMAIQDAGVEAADISYIEAHGTATPLGDPIEVEGLKLAFGEQQEQQYCAIGSVKSNIGHLTHAAGVAGVIKTSLSLFNRKLVPSVNYKTPNPSIDFTNSPFVVNTQLKDWRVKGKRMAGVSSFGIGGTNVHIILEEVEQLASQKDVESGAQIISWSSKTERSNILFGKKLLSFIQKNSSSSLTAIARHLQTTRPSLGVRTALVARDIAGLRAQLEDEELLRVETRTIAESDPNLVFVFPGQGSQFVNMGKELYDNEPVYKAAVDECAELLMHIINEDIRNVLFAEESEAASEKLKNTYYTQPATFIVSYALAKYYMSIGINPVAMVGHSIGEFVCAHLAGVMSLSDVIKIVAARASLISQLPAGTMLSVRAPGDKVRSLMPDSLSVAAINAPNLCVVSGDVVEVNRFSALLDEHQIINKSLRTSHAFHSGMMDPILAPLKDVIASCKLSAPKIPILSTVMASWLTDSQAQDAAYWSEHARATVNFSDAISELVSALNPVFLEVGPGNATTTLIKQHNTQLASRAIHSIETGKVNNDLISVNKAIAKLWTAGVNMNWSLVQKGTGIAHLHNLPTYAYDKKKYWIEPAHVQQVSDGSISAFSSENEEGADGGDLTADQPLKRIISILEEASGNKMEDFNPNLSFIELGFDSLLLTQIASTLKREFKVPITFKQLNEEYGTIKKLSDYLATSVSADILNFDRQRANASASIMKQPGLQAADSDTKHILEAILSQMHALTQQVARLQEVQAGILSTHGNVNNVNSESAADKAQVLSNETQNPLLGGIKIISNSDAPLAGARLGKDKNGNPAWFVKDDNNPGRYLQISI, from the coding sequence ATGAATGAACGAATTAATTCCTCTGGTAAAGCTGGAGCCGGATGGAGCTTGGAGACTTCGCTAATCGAAATTTTTCACAATCAGGTAGTTATAGCACCTGACGCTGTAGCCCTGTTTTACAGAGATCAACAGCTTACATACGCCCAGTTAAATGAAAGGGCAACAATTCTGGCCCAACACCTGGCGTCTGAAAATATCGTAGCTAATGATATTATAGCCATTTGCCTGGATAAAGGTTTTGATGTAATCATTTCTATTATTGCAATACTAAAGGTAGGGGCAGCTTATATGCCGGTGGACCCTTCTTATCCTCAGGAGCGTATTTCTTTTATGCTTGAAGATGCCAGTCCTAAAGCAGTTGTATCGGCTTCCAAATACAAACAGTTATTTCCAGGTAAACTTCTGATAGATCCCGATCCGGAGCTATATGATGATGCTGGCAATGTTGCAGCGGCGCAATTACAGGTTCAGAAAAACGCATTGTATACCTACGTACTCTTTACTTCGGGTTCTACAGGCAGGCCCAAGGGGGTTTTAATGAGGCAGCAGGCACTTGTTAACCTTATCCAATGGCAGGTTGAAAACTCTGAGATGGGCGCGCTATCACGGACGGTGAATTTCTCCCCGCTTACCTTCGATGTATCGTTTCAGGAAATTTTTTCAACTTTTGCTGTCGGCGGCACTTTGTTTCTGATCGACGACGATCTGAGGCTCGATCCTGCAGCTTTACTTTCTTTTTTGGAAACACACCAGATTAACCGGTTGTTCCTGCCCTTTGTTGCCCTGCAGATGTTATGTGAATCGGCTTTTCAGTCTAAAACTTACCCGCGCTCTTTGAAGGAAGTGATGACCGCAGGCGAACAATTAAAAATAACGCCGCAGGTGCGGGCATTTTTCTCCGAAATCAACGGTGTCAAACTTTTTAACCAATATGGACCCACAGAAGCTCATGTTGTAACAAGCCTGGCGCTGGAGGGCGACGCTAATGAATGGCCTGATTTGCCCGGCATTGGCAGGCCGATAAAACTTGTTAATATTTATATTCTTGATAAGGAGTTGAATGAGGTAAAGCCCGGCGTACAAGGAGAGCTGTATATTGGGGGCATTGCATTGGCAGAAGGATATGTTAACCGGCCAGACCTGACACGCGAAAAATTCATTGAACATAAAGGAGATACAGGTATTGGTCGTATTTATAAGACCGGCGATCTTGCCCGGCTGCTGGATGATGGGAATATAGAATTTTTAGGAAGGATTGACGACCAGATCAAAATCAGGGGGTTTAGGGTCGAATTGGGTGAAATTGAGACAGCGCTGATGCAATATGCTGAAATTGCTAATTGCGTAGTAATAGCGCAGGGCGATAATGCTGCTCAGAAAAAATTGGTAGCTTATATGGTTGCCAGAAATGAGCAAAAGGACACGCAGGCCGTAAAGACGTTTTTACAAAAGAGTTTGCCAGACTACATGATCCCCTCTGCTTTTATATGGCTCAATGAAATTCCCAAAACGGCCAGTGGCAAGGTAAACAAAAAGGCACTGATCACTCCTAAATTTGAACGACCCGATCTGAACGTACTGTTTCAGCAACCCAAGGGGGAAACCGAAAAGAATATAGCAACGGTATGGAGGGAACTGTTGCAAATGGAAGTTGTAGGTGTGAATGATAACTTTTTTGAATTGGGTGGTAACTCCATTCTGGCTCAAAAAACCATTCTGGCCCTGAAGCAGCACCACAAATATGATATTCCGATTACCAAGCTGTATCAGTATCCCACTATTCGTGAACTAGGATCTTTACTTGATAAAAGTACCGTAGAAAAAAGGGTTTCCTCGAAATTGCGTAAAAAGGATAACGGGGCTGGCGTTGCTATTGTTGGAATGGCGGGGCGATTTCCCGGAGCCGCAACGATTGAGGCGTTCTGGGAAGTTTTAAAAGAGGGCAAGGAAACCATCAGTTTTTTCGAGAAAGAAGAGATTGATAAGGCCGTTCCCGAATCGATATTAAATAGCCCGTTATATGTTCGGGCAAGGGGGATACTGGACGATGTAGATCATTTTGACGCCGGTTTATTCGGTATCAACCCGAAACTGGCCGAGTTGATGGATCCGCAAATGCGGATATTTCTTGAGGTGTCTAGGGAAGTTCTGGAGACGACCGGTTTGCTGAATGATGATGATGGGTATAAAATAGGCGTATTTGCCGGAAGCAACACCAACACATATTTTAATAATAACGTTTTTTTCAATAAAGATAAGATAGAAACGCAGGGGTACTACCAAACCATGTCTGTTTCGGAAAAAGATTACCTCGCCACCCGGGTGGCTTATCATTTAAATTTGAAAGGCCCGGCTGTCAATGTCAACTCCGCCTGTTCCACTTCGTTGCTGGCTATTGCGCAGGCGGTAGAAAGTTTAAGGCTGGGTCAGTGTGATGCCGCTATTGCGGGGGGGGTAGCTGTAAACGTACCTGTGAAAAGCGGTCATTTGTATGAAGAGGGAGCTATGTTTAGCGACGATGGCCGGTGCAGGCCCTTTGATGCACAGGCAAAGGGAACTGTGTTCAGTGACGGGGCGGGTGTGGTTTTATTAAAACGGTTAGAAGATGCGTTGGCTGATAAGGATCTGGTTTACGCGGTTATTAAGGGCATTGGTGTAAACAATGATGGAGGTGGTAAGGGTAGCTTTACGGCGCCAAGTACGGGTGGTCAGGCAGAAGCTATATCTATGGCAATCCAGGATGCAGGGGTAGAAGCTGCTGATATCTCTTATATAGAAGCCCACGGTACGGCCACTCCATTGGGAGATCCTATTGAAGTAGAAGGATTGAAACTTGCGTTCGGAGAGCAGCAGGAGCAGCAATATTGTGCAATAGGTTCTGTAAAGAGTAATATCGGGCATCTTACGCATGCAGCAGGGGTCGCAGGTGTTATCAAAACATCTCTTTCTTTATTTAACAGGAAACTGGTGCCCTCCGTCAATTACAAAACACCCAATCCTTCCATAGATTTCACGAACAGTCCTTTTGTTGTCAATACTCAATTGAAAGATTGGAGGGTTAAAGGAAAAAGAATGGCAGGTGTTAGTTCATTTGGAATTGGGGGAACTAATGTTCATATTATACTGGAAGAAGTAGAGCAGTTAGCTTCCCAAAAGGATGTTGAGTCTGGCGCGCAAATTATCAGCTGGTCTTCGAAAACGGAACGGAGCAACATCCTTTTTGGTAAAAAGCTGTTATCCTTTATTCAAAAGAACAGCAGTAGCAGTCTTACCGCAATAGCTCGCCATCTTCAAACCACACGCCCGTCACTGGGTGTAAGAACAGCGCTGGTTGCCAGGGATATCGCCGGTCTCCGCGCACAGCTGGAGGATGAAGAGCTTCTCCGGGTAGAGACGCGAACCATCGCGGAAAGCGACCCTAACCTCGTTTTTGTTTTTCCGGGCCAGGGCTCGCAATTTGTGAACATGGGGAAAGAATTGTATGACAACGAACCCGTTTATAAGGCTGCTGTTGATGAATGTGCGGAGTTGCTAATGCATATCATTAATGAAGATATCAGAAATGTTCTTTTCGCAGAAGAGTCGGAAGCAGCATCAGAAAAGTTAAAAAATACCTACTATACACAACCGGCTACCTTCATTGTATCTTATGCTTTGGCAAAATACTACATGAGCATTGGGATAAATCCGGTAGCTATGGTAGGGCATAGCATAGGAGAATTTGTGTGCGCCCACTTAGCCGGTGTTATGTCGTTGTCAGACGTAATCAAAATAGTCGCGGCACGGGCTAGTCTTATCAGCCAATTGCCTGCCGGTACCATGTTGTCTGTTAGGGCACCCGGGGATAAAGTGCGCTCACTAATGCCAGATTCGCTGTCGGTGGCAGCTATTAATGCCCCAAATCTTTGCGTTGTTTCGGGAGATGTGGTTGAGGTGAACCGGTTTTCGGCTTTGCTTGACGAACATCAGATCATCAATAAGTCACTTCGCACCAGCCATGCTTTTCATTCAGGAATGATGGATCCGATACTTGCTCCCTTAAAAGATGTGATTGCATCCTGTAAGTTATCAGCTCCTAAAATCCCTATTCTTTCAACTGTTATGGCCAGTTGGCTTACAGATAGCCAGGCGCAGGATGCAGCGTATTGGTCGGAACACGCCAGGGCCACAGTTAACTTCAGTGATGCGATCAGCGAACTTGTATCGGCGCTTAATCCCGTTTTCCTGGAAGTAGGACCGGGAAATGCCACTACAACCCTCATTAAGCAACACAATACCCAACTGGCTTCACGGGCTATTCATTCTATCGAAACGGGAAAAGTAAATAACGATCTTATATCTGTCAATAAGGCAATTGCCAAATTATGGACGGCTGGCGTCAATATGAACTGGAGTCTTGTTCAAAAAGGGACCGGTATTGCTCATCTGCATAATCTTCCAACGTATGCCTACGATAAAAAGAAGTATTGGATTGAGCCAGCTCATGTTCAGCAGGTCAGTGATGGTTCAATCTCCGCGTTTTCTTCAGAAAACGAGGAAGGCGCAGATGGAGGTGATTTAACTGCAGATCAACCGCTGAAAAGAATAATATCCATATTGGAAGAGGCTTCAGGAAATAAAATGGAGGATTTTAATCCCAATCTCAGCTTTATAGAATTAGGGTTTGACTCATTGCTGTTAACCCAGATTGCCAGTACTTTAAAACGGGAATTTAAAGTGCCCATCACTTTTAAACAGCTGAATGAGGAGTACGGAACGATTAAAAAACTGTCAGACTATCTCGCAACCAGCGTATCGGCCGATATATTGAATTTTGACCGCCAACGCGCCAATGCTTCAGCATCCATCATGAAGCAACCCGGCCTGCAGGCTGCTGATTCAGATACAAAGCATATTCTGGAAGCTATTCTGTCGCAGATGCATGCCCTTACCCAACAAGTAGCCCGGTTACAGGAAGTGCAGGCCGGCATTCTTTCGACACATGGCAATGTAAATAACGTTAATAGTGAATCAGCTGCTGATAAGGCCCAGGTGCTATCTAACGAAACACAGAATCCCTTATTGGGCGGAATAAAAATTATAAGCAACTCAGATGCTCCGCTAGCCGGAGCCAGGTTAGGAAAAGATAAAAACGGAAATCCCGCTTGGTTTGTAAAGGATGATAATAACCCGGGGCGATATTTGCAAATTTCAATTTAA